Genomic window (Escherichia fergusonii ATCC 35469):
CGGTTGACGGTCACGATGTGCTGGGGCTTATTACCACGCTTAAGAACATGCGCGACCTGAAAGGCCCGCAGTTCCTGCATATCATGACCAAAAAAGGTCGTGGTTACGAACCGGCAGAAAAAGATCCAATCACCTTCCACGCCGTACCTAAATTTGACCCCTCCAGCGGTTGCCTGCCGAAAAGCAGCGGCGGCCTGCCAAGCTATTCAAAAATTTTTGGCGACTGGTTGTGCGAAACCGCAGCAAAAGACAGCAAGCTGATGGCGATTACCCCGGCGATGCGCGAAGGTTCTGGCATGGTCGAGTTTTCACGTAAATTCCCGGATCGCTACTTCGACGTGGCAATCGCCGAGCAACACGCAGTGACCTTTGCTGCGGGTCTGGCGATTGGTGGGTACAAACCCATTGTCGCGATTTACTCCACTTTCCTGCAACGCGCCTATGATCAGGTGCTGCATGACGTGGCGATTCAAAAGCTCCCGGTTCTGTTCGCCATTGACCGTGCGGGTATTGTCGGTGCTGACGGTCAAACCCATCAGGGCGCGTTTGATCTCTCTTACCTACGCTGCATTCCGGAAATGGTCATTATGACCCCGAGCGATGAAAACGAATGTCGCCAGATGCTCTATACCGGCTATCACTATAACGATGGCCCATCAGCGGTGCGCTACCCTCGCGGCAACGCGGTAGGCGTAGAACTGACGCCGCTGGAAAAGCTCCCGATTGGCAAAGGCATTGTGAAGCGTCGTGGCGAGAAACTGGCGATCCTCAACTTTGGTACGCTGATGCCGGAAGCAGCTAAAGTCGCAGAATCGCTGAACGCTACGCTGGTCGATATGCGTTTTGTGAAGCCGCTTGATGAAGCGTTAATTCTGGAAATGGCTGCCAGCCACGAGGCGCTGATCACCATTGAAGAAAACGCCATTATGGGCGGTGCAGGCAGCGGCGTGAACGAAGTGCTGATGGCCCATCGTAAACCAGTACCCGTGCTGAACATTGGCCTGCCGGACTTCTTTATTCCACAAGGAACACAGGAAGAAATGCGCGCCGAACTCGGCCTCGATGCCGCCGGTATGGAAGCCAAAATCAAAGCCTGGCTGGCATAATCCCTACCCCACTCCTGCTATGCTTAAGAAATTATTCATAGACTCTAAATAATTCGAGTTGCAGGAAGGCGGCAAACGAGTGAAGCCCCAGGAGCTTACATAAGTAAGTGACTGGGGTGAACGAATGCAGCCGCAGCACATGCAACTTGAAGTATGACGAGTATGGCAGGAGTGGCAGCATGCAATACAACCCCTTAGGAAAAACCGACCTTCGCATTTCCCGACTTTGCCTCGGCTGTATGACCTTTGGCGAGCCGGATCGCGGTAATCACGCATGGACACTGCCAGAAGAGAGCAGCCGTCCCATCATTAAACGCGCGCTGGAAGGCGGCATAAATTTCTTTGATACCGCCAATAGTTATTCTGACGGCAGCAGCGAAGAGATCGTCGGTCGTGCACTGCGGGACTTTGCCCGTCGTGAAGACGTGGTCGTTGCAACTAAAGTGTTCCATCGCGTTGGTGATTTGCCGGAAGGATTATCCCGTGCGCAAATTTTGCGCTCAATTGACGACAGCCTACGACGTCTCGGCATGGATTATGTCGATATCCTGCAAATTCATCGCTGGGATTACAACACGCCGATCGAAGAGACGCTGGAAGCCCTGAACGACGTGGTAAAAGCAGGGAAAGCGCGTTATATCGGCGCGTCATCCATGCACGCCTCGCAGTTTGCTCAGGCGCTGGAACTGCAAAAACAGCACGGCTGGGCGCAGTTTGTCAGTATGCAGGATCACTACAATCTGATTTATCGCGAAGAAGAACGAGAGATGCTGCCGCTGTGTTATCAGGAAGGCGTGGCGGTGATTCCGTGGAGTCCGCTGGCGCGGGGACGTCTGACGCGTCCCTGGGGAGAAACCACCGCGCGGCTGGTGTCGGATGAAGTGGGGAAAAATCTCTACCAAGAAAGCGATGAAAAT
Coding sequences:
- the yajO gene encoding 1-deoxyxylulose-5-phosphate synthase YajO — protein: MQYNPLGKTDLRISRLCLGCMTFGEPDRGNHAWTLPEESSRPIIKRALEGGINFFDTANSYSDGSSEEIVGRALRDFARREDVVVATKVFHRVGDLPEGLSRAQILRSIDDSLRRLGMDYVDILQIHRWDYNTPIEETLEALNDVVKAGKARYIGASSMHASQFAQALELQKQHGWAQFVSMQDHYNLIYREEEREMLPLCYQEGVAVIPWSPLARGRLTRPWGETTARLVSDEVGKNLYQESDENDAQIAERLTGVSEELGATRAQVALAWLLSKPGIAAPIIGTSREEQLDELLNAVDITLKPEQIAELETPYKPHPVVGFK
- the dxs gene encoding 1-deoxy-D-xylulose-5-phosphate synthase codes for the protein MSFDIAKYPTLALVDSPQELRLLPKESLPKLCDELRRYLLDSVSRSSGHFASGLGTVELTVALHYVYNTPFDQLIWDVGHQAYPHKILTGRRDKIGTIRQKGGLHPFPWRGESEYDVLSVGHSSTSISAGIGIAVAAEKEGKNRRTVCVIGDGAITAGMAFEAMNHAGDIRPDMLVVLNDNEMSISENVGALNNHLAQLLSGKLYSSLREGGKKVFSGVPPIKELLKRTEEHIKGMVVPGTLFEELGFNYIGPVDGHDVLGLITTLKNMRDLKGPQFLHIMTKKGRGYEPAEKDPITFHAVPKFDPSSGCLPKSSGGLPSYSKIFGDWLCETAAKDSKLMAITPAMREGSGMVEFSRKFPDRYFDVAIAEQHAVTFAAGLAIGGYKPIVAIYSTFLQRAYDQVLHDVAIQKLPVLFAIDRAGIVGADGQTHQGAFDLSYLRCIPEMVIMTPSDENECRQMLYTGYHYNDGPSAVRYPRGNAVGVELTPLEKLPIGKGIVKRRGEKLAILNFGTLMPEAAKVAESLNATLVDMRFVKPLDEALILEMAASHEALITIEENAIMGGAGSGVNEVLMAHRKPVPVLNIGLPDFFIPQGTQEEMRAELGLDAAGMEAKIKAWLA